The segment GAGCTGCACCATGCGACGCGTCATCCGCCGCCCTCGAAGGGCGCGAGCGAGGTTCACCGTGGCCATGAGCGCATCCTCTCCTGGTCGTCACTGACGAGCGGAGGCGGTCGCAGGCCGAGCCCGTCACCGGCCAGGACACGCATGCCGACCGCCAGCCCCAGAAGAGCCGACGGCACCAGGACGAGGAGGAGCCAGAAGGTGATCATGAGCCGAGCCTGGACCGCAGGTGGCCTGATCGACCAGAGCCACTTCGCGGATCATGGACGCAGCCACTCGAGGTCAAGTGGCCCTTTCGGTCAGGTCCAATCATCCCGCATGCTGGTGGTGTGGACCCCAGCACCTCCGCCTTCCGGCTCGCCGCCATGATCGGGACGTTGCCCGACGGACCGGCCTACCGCAACCTCGCGGACACGATCCGTCTGCTGGTCGTCGACGGCCGCCTGCTCGACGGCACCCGGCTGCCCAGCGAGCGCTCGCTGGCCCAGGCCATGGGGCTGAGTCGCACCACGACGACCCGCGCGTACGACGAGCTGCGTCGCCGTGGCGTGCTCCACTCCCGCCAGGGAAGCGGCAGCGTGCTCCGGGTGCCGACGAGCTCCACCACCGCCAGCAGCCTCATCGTCGATCCCGACGACCCCGACACCATCGCCCTGACCTTCTCCGCCCCCACCGGCCCGTCCGGCCTCACCCGGGCCTTCGGCGCCGCCGCCGAGCAGCTCCCGTCACTCCTCACGACGTCGGGCTACCTGCCCGACGGACTGCCCGCGCTGCGCGAGGTGATCGCCGAGGGGTACGTCGCCGCAGGGCTGCCGACGGACCCGGACCAGATCATCGTCACCAACGGGGCACAGGGTGCGATCTCGCTGATCGGTCGCACGTTCGGCCGACCCGGTGCCGGTCTGCTCGTGGAAGGCACCAGCTACCCGCACGGCGTCGAGTCGCTGACCGGCTTCGGCTACCGCACCACTCCCCTGCCCATCGGCGAGGACCCGTGGGACGCCGACGCGGCCGCAGCGGCCGCACCCCACGTGGAGGCCGCGTACCTGATCCCCGACTTCCACAACCCCACCGGTGCCGTCATGCCCGTGGAGACACGACTCCGGCTCGCCCACACGCTGCGCCGGCACCAGGTGCTCACGGTCGTGGACGAGTCGATGCGTCGGCTCGACCTCGCCGGGGAGGGGCTGCCCGCGTCGTACGCC is part of the Aeromicrobium sp. Leaf245 genome and harbors:
- a CDS encoding PLP-dependent aminotransferase family protein, whose product is MDPSTSAFRLAAMIGTLPDGPAYRNLADTIRLLVVDGRLLDGTRLPSERSLAQAMGLSRTTTTRAYDELRRRGVLHSRQGSGSVLRVPTSSTTASSLIVDPDDPDTIALTFSAPTGPSGLTRAFGAAAEQLPSLLTTSGYLPDGLPALREVIAEGYVAAGLPTDPDQIIVTNGAQGAISLIGRTFGRPGAGLLVEGTSYPHGVESLTGFGYRTTPLPIGEDPWDADAAAAAAPHVEAAYLIPDFHNPTGAVMPVETRLRLAHTLRRHQVLTVVDESMRRLDLAGEGLPASYAAHDPDAIVVDSLSKVLWGGLRIGWIRAPRRHVTALLQSRMRHDLGTAAFDQLVAAEVLRHDQHLFDEAVVRLRRQRAAMVEALAAHLPDWDVPVPPGGPNLWVGLPSRSSSRLVAAAAQEGLLLTPGPRFTLGAPSAGERRLRLPCTSAEHVGVEAVQRLARAWSAVVSGRRCEPTGTRVDLIA